The Oncorhynchus nerka isolate Pitt River linkage group LG3, Oner_Uvic_2.0, whole genome shotgun sequence genome includes the window tagtcggctggccctcgctacatatttgtcgccagacccactggctccaggtcatctacaagtccatgctaggtaaagctccgccttatctcagttcactggtcacgatggcaacacccacccgtagcacgcgctccagcaggtgtatctcactgatcatccctaaagccaacacctcatttggccgccttttgttccagttctctgctgcctgtgactggaacgaattgcaaaaatcgctgaagttggagacttttatctccctcaccaacttcaaacatctgctatctgagtagctaaccgatcgctgcagctgtacatagtctatcggtaaatagcccacccatttttacctacctcatccccatactgttttcatttatttacttttctgctcttttgcacaccaatatctctacctgtacatgaccatctgatcatttatcactccagtgttaatctgcaaaattgtaattattcgcctacctcatgccttttgcacacaatgtatatagactcttttttttcctactgtgttattgacttgtcaattgtttactccatgtgtaactctgtgttgtctgttcacactgctatgctttatcttggccaggtcgcagttgcaaatgagaacttgttctcaactagcctacctggttaaataaaggtgaaataaaaaaaacactaagttgactgtgcctttaacaagcttggaaaattccagaaaatgatgccatggctttagaagcttctgataggctaattggaggtgtacctgtggatgtatttcaaggcctaccttcaaactcagtgcctctttgcttgacatcatgggaaaatcaaaagaaatcagccaagacctcagaaaataaattgtagacctccacaagtctggttcatccttgggaacaatttccaaacgcctgaatgtaccacgttcatctgtacaaacaatagtatgcaagtataaacaccatgggaccccgcagccgtcataccgctcaggaaggagacgcgttctgtctcttagagatgaacgtactttggtgcaaaaagtgcaaatcaatcccagaacaacagcaaaggccctatatatttatatttgccCCAATTTGGGTGGAGTTTCCTCCTCTCTAAACATAACTTCCTGTCTAGTAATAAAGATGTAAAGTGATGCAGACAAAaaattctcacacacacacatatatatatatatataactgtgggtgtttgtgtgtaactTCCTGTCTTCAATAGAACCACAGGTCCGTGGTGGCGTTCAACGTCCGGCCCCTTCAGGACATGAACGAGATCACCTCCCACATGCTGGAGGTGGTGCAGGCACACATGCTGCTCAGCAAACCACAGACTATTATGGTGAGAACTTCCTTCACACATGACAAAGAGCACCAGGGCCTAAAAAAACAACCGCCACCTGCCAAATGTTGGTAGTTTTTGGCATTGGTAGCTAAAATGCCTAtttcaccagccacgttggcaggtGGTCAGGGCTCCACACTTTGAGCATTTCACTCGCATTTGTTAATAAAGAGTCAAGTATGATCACATTTATAGCAAAATAAATGAAGCTGTTTTCAAAGTATTTCTGCCATTTTGTTTCATAGCTGGTAAATTAATCGCACAAAGTTAAAAGAACTACAAATCCTATAGCCTATCCCACCTTGAGCTGCAACACTGCCTGTCTAGGGGCTGTACGTCCATGAAGAGCTAAgtgaaaaatgtttttttagaagCGCTGTGCACAGGTATAAACATTTTGTCTAATTTACTTGAATCGGAAGTTTATTTATGTGAGACTTTGTCCTcgagtttcttggcaattttacTTTGTATTGTTTGCAAGCTAGTTTGTTTTTCAATGTTTGAGTTTCAACTAGTAGGGCAGAGTAGACAATTCTGCAATTAGTCAGACTGAATCTCAGACACATGACTCTCGCATCACTTTACCACGGTAACCTATTGCCCTTAAAGGGGCAGGTGAACATCTGTGATATTTTGGTTAACACTCAGGTCACACAAAATATAAAATTAAACAATATACCACATTACTTCTTACTAGTAATACAAACATTACAAAGTATGCTCatcttttttgtgtgttttgttgaTGTAATTATAGGCTGGGGGGATATTTTGTCTGGTAAAAAAAATTTAGTGTGGTAGACCAAAAAGTACATTTTAGGCCCTGAAAAGCACCACTATGCCTGAATATCTGACTATTTCCCAACTGTCCATTCTGTGACTACTGTTATATGAGTTGGCCTTGGCCCAACTGCCACATATTTAAATGGAGATTAATTAATCATTAAACTTAGCTTTGAATAAGGCCGTTCAAGTTCAGTAATGCCACAATCACCTGAAGTTTTGTTTTGAGTATTCCTGTGTGGCACCACTCACGCACAGTTTTGGTTCCCTTTTTAGATGGGCGGAGGAGGGGGAATGAACACTAGCATGGTGCCCATGTCACGGCCGGGAATGGGTGGCAACATGGGAGGTGGATACTCGGGTGCTAACGACATGTCCACTAACGGCCTGAGCCCAAGCCAGAACCAGGTGAGTCTGTAATGGACTGAAGAAAAGTGCTGGAAACTTTAAATAGTTGGTAGGATAAACCAATAGGTAGCCTAAACTCACCTACCATACCAATTAGAAAGTAAACCAGCACACCTTACCTGTTACCAGGTGAATGGAGGAAAAAAGTGTACTTTTATTTTAAAAATCCAGCACGCTAGGTGATTAGAACATTTATTGGGTCTCATCAGTTTTTCTATTTATTGAAAATGCCTTACCAAACATACCATACTGCCATCTATAGGACTGACAGAACAATTGGGAAGTCTTCAAGTTGTTCTGATTGGCACAATATTCTATATGAATGTTTGTTATTCTCATGTCCTCTCATAAGGTGCTGAGCTTGATAAGGAGCTGTCCAGACGCACAGGGTATCAGCACACAGAACTTGAAGCAGAGTCTCAGCGGCATGAGCTTGGCTGTCATCAAGTAAGACATTCCCTTCCCTCTGTCCTCAAATCAGGCTCTGAAGTTCTTGATATGCTTGAATGTGTCCTGTTTGACCACAAGTGGTCATTGTTAAGATACAAATATGCTTTTCTGGGATGTAGAATAAGTAATATCAGCTCTATTCATTGCATTTCTACCTGCAATGTTCAACATTTGCCTACTGAATGTGGCCCAGTGCACTCTCATGTGCGAGGCATAACAGAGTAGACTGCATAATTAATCATTCTGCATTGGCACCAGTCTTACTGTCTTTTGTCTAATCATAGGCAAGCAGTGGAGTTCCTCAGCAACGAAGGACACATCTTCTCCACCATCGACGAGGATCACTTCAAGTCTACGGACAATGACGACTAAAGCATCTCTCCATTCCCTGTTAGCACTAAGAACATGATCATAGACTTGGGACCATTCTCAACACAGTGTGCGCTATGAGTGGACGATTGTGTATATAAGAATAACGCCCAAAACCCTCTTAGAATTTTAAGATCTCAACACTCTGAAAATAGAACCAGTAGTCATTCATGGAACCATGATTTATACTGAGTAACATCATGGGATGTCTATAATCCTGAGGGTTTCTGTGAAATTAGGCCTTCTTGGTTAGACGGACACATCCTGTTTCAACTTCCGTTCTGTTAATTATATTACAGTAAGAGTGGCTGCACCACAGGCCAATGGTTTTTCTCACAGTGAATGCAATCGGGGACTGACTAGTTCCTGAATCATTGGTATTGGTAGTTGTCATTTAAAAATGGTGAACAGAATGCAATTCCTATTCAgatttttttatgtctctgttttgttTTTGTCTCTAGTAAACATATATTTTCAGAAAAATGTTCTCTGGATATTTGTTCCCCAGATATTACTATTACTTCCCAATTGACTATATAAATTATCTCTTACAATGTATGTAACCTTAGAATTCAGAGATATAACATCATACAGTATTGATAACCAAAGCAATGATACATATGCACCAGTAAAGCTTTGTATTGCGAATGAAGATCCCCACTGTTATCACTCCGGCTTTCTGATATTGACCTCCACTCTTCTAACAGGAAGGTCACTGACACTGCCAGACTAGCATCATTGAGTTTTAAAATTAGGGGAAATGTAGTTACAAAATACACTGCTACATTATGAAATGTAACTGGACCTTAAACACCAATGGGCTATTATCATAAGCATTTCTGATAATCGGTTGGCAAGTGTTGCTTGTGATTGCAGCAACGTAGAGAAAATGAAAACCAAGTAACAAAATCTTGGTACAATAAGACATCCTGTTTTTGCATAGTCCCATCTCAAAGTATTCACATTTACAGTGGCTGGCTATCAGTCTGCATAGTTCTGACATTCAGTTGTCTTGCACCCCATAGTCTAGTCTATTTTATGCAATGAGACTTGGTTACTTGAATAGTTGGCCTTTTAATAGTAGTTCCTCTGGCTGGTTCAGTAAAGTAAAAAACTGTCTGCCGTTTTCAACATGTCGTCCACTTGCTCATAATCATGGTCGCTGCACTCATCTGCTTGCACTTCATATTTCGGTGCTGTTGAAAGACAAGTTCATTTTAGGTTTACCGTATAATCTAGGTTTTGTGTGAAGTGGTCACCCAGCGCAAAAACATTTATCTAAACAAAGAATAAAACTACAGATAACAGTAAAATGTTTTATAAAAAGCTACACCAAATGTAGAACGATGAATGGGACAGTTTTTGGCATTGACTTTTATTTCCCTGATGTCATAGCTCACAAGTAATTTCTAATGTAGGACATACTGTACCTTTATTGTTGGGCTTGTGACTTATAGACGTGACGTAAGTGTTTGGCTGAGCCTTTCCTGACTTGACACCGGTCATAGGCTTTCTTGGATTCAGCGGAGGGGCATCCATGATAGCCTTCACGACAACAGGAAAAATGAAACTACCGTTATATTAGGTGTACATGCTATGATGAAAAAACAGGAACCACATACTTGCATGGGGCGAGGTGTCTGCATAATCAAATAACATCTTTACATGATAACTGATGAGACTACAGTAACATATGTTATATAAGACATTGATTGAACAACCCAAGACCCTATTATATAAGGCAGCATTCTAGTCCTAGTCAAATGAAGTCACAACTTATTCTACTTATTTAAAGTGTATTTCACAATATCTCAACACATAACACACATTTCCCCAGGTTCTGTGTTGTTgtgggtttgtatgtgtgtgtatttcaggaaatAGCTTCCTGGATtctaagcagctgattggtcgacccCATCGCAGATTTGAGCTCTGACCCCTCCCTCTCGTCAGGGGATACAGCTGTCTCTGAAATTACCAACTCCTTCTCCAACTTGATAAAATCAAGTGTTCCTTTGTTAGAAGAGAGCTTTTTATGTTCTATGTTGATTGTAGTGGCAGTCAGTAAAAGTTTTGTGGATATTATTTTGTAGCCGCTCCTTCCAAGGTATGTATGCCAATAGGATTTAGTGTTTTTGATTTTTGAAATTGTTCACTAAGTATTAGTAATAGTAATTGTCCCTGGGGGAGGGCAACGCACCttgggagtgtttaggcaagaggcctgcgggcatacataGACAGATTCAATACTACTGGttatgcacactaggtaagacctgggcggaccaccccctgtattttggttagcgcgccaggtggtgctaaaggttaggtaagtagtgggaaGGCAGGTAAGGTAGAAGAGGGGACTaacttttactttctttgctttggttccatcCAGACCCTTTTCCTCACCTTACCGTGTGTAGGAGTAATAAATTCCCTGTAAACTGTATTTTTCTCTGCTTCTGTCACCCTTCCCCACACCTACATTCACATACTTTTTTCACTCCACGGGGAGAAGAGATGTAGcggggtgttgcgttccctccaaGAGGCGTAAGTAACAACACTTTACagaaactttaaaaaaaaagttaaaacAGAAacagcagacatagagacagtacagtgaCACAAAAAAAACGAGACAATTTCACAGCTAAGACAAGGAATGTGGGGGCTCCAAGGCAGAGTACAAGGGCAATACATGGGATGCAAGACAGTAGGTAGGACATGTAGGACAGTAAACGAGTCCAGCAAGACAGGAGTGACAACAGGAAATGAGCAGCGCTATATCCTGCCTAGAAAGTACATAAGGTCTGAAAGGAAGAGCTTACCGGAGGCAGAGGAGCAGGGGGCCTGTGAGTCTTTTTGCTATCAAGACTTAGACCACTCAACAGGGAAAGGGTGCCACTTTTGGGTGGATGGCAGGGGGTGTCTGGTTGTGAGGATGAAGGGGTTGCCTTTGAAGACTTTGAGCCTGACGATGGCTTTGATCTTGACGATGGCTTTGGTGGACGTGGTGGTGGGGGCTCATCTGATGCGGTGAGCTTTCGAAATTCGCAATAGAATGAGTCTGTCACCTCTGTAACTGTCTCCAGGTGATATTCTTGGGCCAAAGGCAAGGGGTCATTAGTAAAGGACAAAGACATGTTAAGCCAGTGAATGGGTATCTCAAAGCACCTCTCTGGATTTCCTGGAAGGCTGGCCTGTATCATGGGCTGTATAGTAGTAGCCTCCAGCCTCAGGGATGAGAACCCCACCAAAGGATCTGTCTCCAGCTCTGCGTCACGGCTCGCCACCTTAACGTCCAACGGCAGAGCGAAGGCCTTGCACAAGTCCATCAGGCTGTACTTCTTGTTGTCCAGGAGCTTCTCCACAAAGTGGCTCTGCATGCACAGGGGCAAGTGGACCACcttgctctcctcctcttcatcctcctcgtCATCGTCCACTTCTTGGAGACGTCTACATACAAGGACCTCCATGGTCTGGTTATTCTTCTCCTGGCTAGTTCTTCCACCGGGCAGCTTCACCTTCTCGCAGCGCAGCACCTCCAGCTGCTCGCCCACACTGAGCGCCAGAAAACCCTCCTCATCCAGCTCCTCACTGTGCTGCATCACCCTGACCTTGAGAAACAGTGCCCGGGTCGAGGCGGCGTACAGCTCGTACACTGACTCAAACTCCCGCGGCCTCCGTCTCAGGCGTCCCCCGTAGCGCTGCGACACTAGGAAGTACTGGCGGGCATTGCGCCCCTTGATACCCGAAATTAGAACCATGGCTGAGGAACCACGCTTGTGAAGGACTAGATGATGGCCTTTGTGTAGTTCAGCCAGCCAGGTACAGCGGAACAGAGGCTGGCCCTCATGGTGCTCCAGTATTTCAGCCGTGGTGGGGAAGGCCTCATCTGGCTGGGCAAATACCTCGGGCAGAGTGAGTGGGGTCACAAATGTCAAGTCTTGGGATTGTGTCGTCACGTCGACTACATCCACCTCCAAGCTGGAGGGGAACTTGACTATGTTCTTCCTCACTGTGAGAGAATGAGCAGAACACAAAAACTAAGCTGTATGTTCAAAATGTACAATCCTGTAGTGCAATGATTTGTGAAAAAGAAATGCAGGCTACAGCTTGCCAATAGCTTTAATGATGTGCTCCTCAGCCAACACATCTCTCACTTCTagattataacatgatatctcaGTGTTTTTTCATTAGCTAAGGAAGTATGCCATTGGTTGACTCAGAGCCAGGTTCTACTCACAGTGCATGATGGCCTGGACCTGGTATATGGGGCTGAAGACTAGTGATCCCCCGTGCTTGGTCTTCTTGCTGAAGCGAAAGCGCCGGCTACAGAGGTGGGGCGAGGATATGATCTCCTGGAGGGTGTAGGTCTGGTTACTCTCACACTCATAGAACTCCCCACGGCAGGAGAAGGGGACAAGCACTTCAGCCAACGCCCCCTGCTGGCCTCTGAGTTGACAGCGGACGCAGCTCTCCTCACCCCCGTCTTGCTGCTTTATGTACAGCATGGTCACGGCCATCCCGGCACCGAGGGTGAAATTCTCAAAAGTCAGCTCACATCGGCTGGTGAAGGTGAAGGGAAAGCAGGTGTCCAGGCCTACAGGCCTCAGACTCACCATCTCCTCCACTGTGTTGTATGGCATCTCCTCTGGAACCAGCTTGAACAGATCTGAGAGGGAGAGTCCGCAATGAGCCCATGAATAACACAGCATTGATCAAGGGACTTTATTAGAATTGATTAAACATATTACCGTGGTTAATAAAGATTTGGGGGGTTCACTTACATATAATTACTAGAACTGCTATTCTTGGTAGAGTCGATCATCTTTGCTTGATGGACCAAAGGTTTTTCTATTTCTAGCCTTGGCTAAGTGCATTTGTTGAAATCCGTAAGCCTCACCTgcatggttgaggggcagctgaAACTTCTCATTGTTGCTGATGTCCTCACAGCTGACAGACAGGAGCTCGATGTCGATGACCTTCACCAGGTCCCCCGTGGATAGGCACACCTCGTTTCCCGACAGCTCATAAACAGACCCTATAAAGCATCAACACACCGCAATTTCAGCTCTGATGACAATGCATATTTGCAGCAACATACATGTACACTACTTgttgatttatatatattttttaatcagaGGTGATTACTCAATAATACTGTCCAATTACAAAGCATTCTTGAACTGATGGAAAAATATCTTAATATATGCAGTACACAGTATTAACTTCTCTGTTCTAGGAACATGAGACTTTGTACACTCATTTTTCCCCCATTTTCTTATTTGTCTGCTGCAACATTTCAAGGTAGTCTATTGACTGACCGTCCATCCATATAACCAAGCATATGATCTATTAACCTTTGAACATGTGATATTACATACACTCCTCTATGTATTTATTTAGACTGAAGCAAAATGTTTCATGAGGCGACAGTACAGTGTCACCTTTTgttttgagggtattttcatacatatctgttttactgtttagaaagGAAAGCACTTTATATATCTAGTCCTCCCATTTTGAAGGTGTCATACAGTATTTAGACATTCACTTATATGAGTATTGAAGTACTCAAACATGTGGTATTTTaatcccatattcctagcacgcaataactacatcaagcttgtgactctacaaacttgttggatgcatttgccgTTTCTTTTAGTTGTGTTTCAGATGATGTTGTGCTCAAATGAAAGTTTATTGGTCACCTACACAGTTTTCCAGATGTTATTGCCGGTGCAGTgaaacagtgcagcaatatcaagcaatacaataacaatacgCACATAATCAGAAAGCAAAATAAAATGACAAGGAATTAAGACATCAGAGCAGTTTtcagagtccggaatataaatatatacaccatcgttcaaaagtttggggtcacttagaaatataattgtttttgaaagaaaagcacttttttgtccatttaaaatagcatcaaattaatcagaaatacaagtgtagacattggtaatgttgtaaatgacaattgtggctggaaacagcagatttttaatggaatatctacatgggcATACAGAGAcccagcaaccatcactcatgtgttccaatggcacgttgtgttagctaatccaagttgataattttaaaaggcttaattgatcattagaaaatcctcttgcaattatgttagcacaactgaaaactgttgttctgattatagAAGCAATAAACCTGGCCTTCTTTAAactagtatctggagcatcagcatttgtgtgttcgattacaggctcaaaatggctagaaacaaatgaCTTTCTTctaaaactcatcagtctattatttttctgagaaatgaaggctattctatgcgagaaattgccaagaaactgaagatctcgtacaatgctgtgtactactcccttcacagaacagcgcaaactggctctaaccagaatagaaaggggagtgggaggccctggtgcacaactgagcaagacaagtacatcagagtgtctagtttgagaaacatatGCCTCACAAGcaatcaactggcagcttcattaaatagtacccgcaaaacaccagtctcaacatcaacagtgaagaggtgactccgggatgctggccttctaagcagagttgcaaagaaaaagacatatctcagactggccaataaaaagaaaagattaagatgggcaaaagaacacagacactggacagaggaactctgcctagaaggccagcatcccggagtcgcctcttcattgttgacgttgagactggtgtttggcgtgtactatttaatgaagctgcaagctgaggacttgtgaggcatctgtttctcaaactaggcaCTTCTTCTTCGACACAGGCCATACGAGGTGATCAAGAAG containing:
- the LOC115105714 gene encoding protein THEMIS2-like, with protein sequence MAGTEVVMSLQELIASLDQTSLPRILQVCSGVYFQGSVYELSGNEVCLSTGDLVKVIDIELLSVSCEDISNNEKFQLPLNHADLFKLVPEEMPYNTVEEMVSLRPVGLDTCFPFTFTSRCELTFENFTLGAGMAVTMLYIKQQDGGEESCVRCQLRGQQGALAEVLVPFSCRGEFYECESNQTYTLQEIISSPHLCSRRFRFSKKTKHGGSLVFSPIYQVQAIMHLRKNIVKFPSSLEVDVVDVTTQSQDLTFVTPLTLPEVFAQPDEAFPTTAEILEHHEGQPLFRCTWLAELHKGHHLVLHKRGSSAMVLISGIKGRNARQYFLVSQRYGGRLRRRPREFESVYELYAASTRALFLKVRVMQHSEELDEEGFLALSVGEQLEVLRCEKVKLPGGRTSQEKNNQTMEVLVCRRLQEVDDDEEDEEEESKVVHLPLCMQSHFVEKLLDNKKYSLMDLCKAFALPLDVKVASRDAELETDPLVGFSSLRLEATTIQPMIQASLPGNPERCFEIPIHWLNMSLSFTNDPLPLAQEYHLETVTEVTDSFYCEFRKLTASDEPPPPRPPKPSSRSKPSSGSKSSKATPSSSQPDTPCHPPKSGTLSLLSGLSLDSKKTHRPPAPLPPAIMDAPPLNPRKPMTGVKSGKAQPNTYVTSISHKPNNKAPKYEVQADECSDHDYEQVDDMLKTADSFLLY
- the rpa2 gene encoding replication protein A 32 kDa subunit gives rise to the protein MWNQGGGGSYGESNMGGGYTQSPGGFASPAASQGGEKKGRQRAQQIVPCTVSQLMSAAQAEDVFKVGEVEVAQVTIVGIIRTTDKSMTNIQYKVDDMTGAPMDVKQWVDTEDPSVDSTVIPPGTYVKVSGNLRSFQNHRSVVAFNVRPLQDMNEITSHMLEVVQAHMLLSKPQTIMMGGGGGMNTSMVPMSRPGMGGNMGGGYSGANDMSTNGLSPSQNQVLSLIRSCPDAQGISTQNLKQSLSGMSLAVIKQAVEFLSNEGHIFSTIDEDHFKSTDNDD